The following proteins are co-located in the Micromonospora viridifaciens genome:
- a CDS encoding GIY-YIG nuclease family protein produces MPDSMIDSLLSGFTAPQPYTMEAAAGAPRAPGVHVVLDGGVVVYVGYTGNLRGRLRQHLTGSRDSSVLHEQVGQLLDKPGHEAPAADIADWLGRCEVRWQETDNPEGRKEALVLALKPRFNRQIPKPRKAGRD; encoded by the coding sequence ATGCCCGATTCCATGATTGACAGTCTGCTGTCCGGCTTCACGGCTCCCCAGCCGTACACGATGGAGGCCGCCGCCGGCGCGCCCCGGGCACCCGGCGTGCACGTGGTCCTCGACGGCGGCGTGGTCGTCTACGTCGGCTATACCGGGAACCTGCGCGGCCGCCTGCGGCAGCACCTGACGGGCAGCCGGGACTCGTCGGTCCTGCATGAGCAGGTCGGCCAGCTCCTCGACAAGCCCGGCCACGAGGCGCCAGCCGCGGACATCGCGGACTGGCTGGGCCGGTGCGAGGTTCGTTGGCAGGAGACCGACAATCCGGAGGGTAGGAAGGAGGCCCTGGTCCTGGCCCTCAAACCCCGCTTCAACCGGCAGATTCCCAAGCCTCGCAAGGCCGGACGCGACTAG
- a CDS encoding NAD(P)-dependent oxidoreductase: MAQNPVEKTAVTMLGLGAMGTALARTWLAAGHPLTVWNRTPARAAALAAEGARVADSAAEAVAANTLVVVCLLDDASVDEVLAGTDLADKDLVNLTTSTPAQARARAEWARERSARYLDGGIMAVPPMIGAPEAGGYVFYSGSRELFERHQETLRVPAGTTYVGEDAGFAALHDVALLSAMYGMFAGATHAFALIRKENIDPASLAPLLADWLVAMAPAVHQTADQLRSGDYTKGVVSNLAMQVAGTPTFLSTAEQQGVSPELLSPYFELMRRRLAEGSGEEDLTGVIDLLVH, from the coding sequence ATGGCACAGAACCCTGTTGAGAAGACCGCCGTCACGATGCTGGGCCTCGGCGCGATGGGCACCGCGCTGGCCCGCACCTGGCTTGCCGCCGGCCACCCGCTCACCGTCTGGAACCGCACCCCGGCCCGCGCCGCGGCACTCGCCGCCGAGGGGGCGAGGGTCGCGGACAGCGCCGCTGAGGCGGTCGCGGCGAACACCCTGGTCGTCGTGTGTCTGTTGGACGACGCCTCGGTCGACGAGGTGCTGGCCGGCACCGACCTCGCCGACAAGGACCTGGTCAACCTGACCACCAGCACCCCTGCCCAGGCCCGCGCTCGCGCCGAGTGGGCCCGCGAGCGCAGCGCCCGCTACCTGGACGGCGGGATCATGGCGGTCCCTCCGATGATCGGCGCCCCGGAAGCCGGCGGCTACGTCTTCTACAGCGGCTCGCGGGAGCTGTTCGAGCGGCACCAGGAGACCCTGCGTGTCCCCGCCGGCACCACCTACGTCGGCGAGGACGCGGGCTTCGCGGCCCTGCACGACGTGGCCCTGCTCAGCGCCATGTACGGGATGTTCGCCGGGGCCACGCACGCCTTCGCCCTGATCCGCAAGGAGAACATCGACCCCGCGTCGCTCGCCCCGCTGCTCGCCGACTGGCTCGTCGCGATGGCCCCGGCAGTTCACCAGACCGCCGACCAGCTGCGCAGCGGCGACTACACCAAGGGTGTCGTCTCCAACCTCGCCATGCAGGTGGCCGGCACGCCGACCTTCCTGAGCACCGCCGAGCAGCAGGGTGTCAGCCCGGAACTGCTCAGCCCCTACTTTGAGCTGATGCGCCGCCGCCTGGCCGAGGGCAGCGGCGAGGAGGACCTGACAGGCGTGATCGACCTGCTGGTGCACTGA
- a CDS encoding HD domain-containing protein: MRSYFFAAAWAEARGLDFDRTLLFVAAMLHDLALTPPFDSSTLPFEEAGGHLARVFTAGLGWPAERRDRAAELIVMHMRPAVSPEVDVESRLLQVGTSADVSGSGLEAFDTPFRTALAEAYPRLGFAAFFVDRFRDQAARKPGCVAAELVAGGWSERTLANPLEGGN, encoded by the coding sequence ATGCGGTCGTACTTCTTCGCCGCCGCCTGGGCAGAGGCGCGCGGGCTGGATTTCGATCGAACGCTGTTGTTTGTGGCTGCGATGCTGCACGACTTGGCGCTTACTCCGCCCTTTGACAGTAGTACGCTGCCTTTTGAAGAGGCCGGTGGCCACCTTGCTCGGGTCTTTACGGCCGGTCTCGGCTGGCCAGCTGAGCGACGCGACCGAGCGGCCGAGCTGATCGTGATGCACATGCGGCCCGCCGTGTCACCGGAAGTGGACGTGGAAAGCCGCCTATTGCAGGTTGGGACGAGCGCCGACGTATCGGGGAGCGGGTTGGAGGCCTTCGACACGCCTTTCAGGACCGCACTCGCCGAGGCATACCCTCGTCTTGGCTTTGCCGCGTTCTTCGTAGACCGCTTCCGTGACCAGGCAGCGCGGAAGCCGGGTTGCGTCGCGGCAGAGTTGGTGGCCGGGGGATGGAGCGAGCGAACCCTTGCCAACCCTCTTGAGGGCGGCAACTGA
- a CDS encoding MarR family winged helix-turn-helix transcriptional regulator, with amino-acid sequence MSTDKPIGYWLKHLHNLIEKQFDATLGDLGLDRRQWQILNVLSSAARRRGEIEQALAPFWPDGVPHVGAILDGPDGLVTRGWVGHDGDTLTLTESGRSAQRTAAERVGETRRLLLRGLTSEQYVETIRILSVMAGNIEAALASRTAGAKQD; translated from the coding sequence GTGAGCACCGACAAGCCGATCGGCTACTGGCTCAAGCACCTACATAACCTCATCGAGAAGCAGTTCGACGCGACGCTGGGCGACCTCGGCCTCGACCGCCGGCAGTGGCAGATCCTGAACGTGCTCTCCAGCGCGGCACGCCGCCGTGGCGAGATCGAGCAGGCACTCGCACCGTTCTGGCCGGATGGCGTACCCCACGTCGGCGCGATCCTCGACGGCCCTGACGGCTTGGTCACGCGGGGGTGGGTGGGGCACGACGGCGACACGCTCACCCTGACGGAGTCGGGCCGCTCGGCACAGCGCACGGCGGCGGAGCGCGTCGGTGAGACCCGACGGTTGCTGCTGCGCGGGCTCACCTCCGAGCAGTACGTCGAGACCATCCGGATCCTGTCGGTGATGGCCGGCAACATCGAGGCAGCGCTGGCCAGCCGGACGGCGGGCGCCAAGCAGGACTGA
- a CDS encoding IS5 family transposase (programmed frameshift): protein MSVVSGRFELTDVEYARIAPLLPAMTPQRGGRWRDHRQVINGIVFRVRTGVPWRDVPARYGPWKTLYKRFVRWQEDGTWARIEAMLQADADAAGDLDWHGNADSTIVRAHQHAAGARKGGSSRDAARREGLGKSRGGWTTKIHTIGDGQGRNLTSHLTPGQDHDTRQLVWLLDDVAVARPGGIGRPRKRLDSLSADKAYSSRGNRQALRARRIPHDIPEKDDQKANRARKGSRGGRPPTFRPDRYRKRNTIERLMNRRKQFRAVATRYDKLACRYRATVQIADILIWLRAKPDRPKP, encoded by the exons ATGTCTGTCGTGAGTGGGCGGTTTGAGCTGACCGATGTCGAGTACGCGCGGATCGCGCCGTTGCTGCCGGCGATGACACCGCAGCGGGGTGGGCGGTGGCGTGATCACCGGCAGGTGATCAACGGGATCGTGTTTCGGGTGCGGACCGGGGTGCCGTGGCGGGACGTGCCGGCGCGGTACGGGCCGTGGAAGACGCTGTACAAGCGGTTCGTCCGTTGGCAGGAGGACGGGACCTGGGCGCGGATCGAGGCGATGCTGCAGGCCGACGCGGACGCGGCTGGGGACCTGGACTGGCACGGCAACGCCGATTCCACGATCGTGCGTGCCCACCAGCATGCCGCCGGCGCTCGTAAAGGGGGC AGCAGCCGTGACGCAGCGCGACGGGAAGGACTCGGCAAGTCGCGTGGCGGGTGGACCACGAAGATCCACACGATCGGTGACGGGCAGGGCCGGAACCTGACCAGCCACCTGACCCCGGGCCAGGACCACGACACCCGCCAGCTGGTGTGGCTGCTCGACGACGTGGCCGTGGCCCGTCCCGGCGGGATCGGCCGTCCCCGCAAACGCCTCGATTCCCTCTCGGCGGACAAGGCGTACAGCTCGCGCGGCAACCGCCAGGCACTACGGGCCCGACGCATCCCGCACGACATCCCGGAGAAGGACGATCAGAAGGCCAACCGCGCCCGGAAAGGATCACGTGGAGGCCGCCCGCCCACGTTCCGCCCGGACCGCTACCGGAAGCGCAACACCATCGAACGGCTGATGAACCGGCGCAAGCAGTTCCGCGCCGTGGCCACCAGGTACGACAAGCTCGCCTGCCGCTACCGCGCCACCGTGCAGATCGCCGACATCCTCATCTGGCTACGCGCGAAACCGGACCGCCCCAAGCCATGA
- a CDS encoding helix-turn-helix domain-containing protein, producing MADPSRPSPLSSLIGVDVDATAERVYRALVSGGPALGPDLAGLLGISVEDIETAIDALRQVGLVDMTDGGGISAVSPSLALEGMVAQREQQVRAARTALDELAEEYRRARKAQLSNGIEIVRGRSEIGSWLSGLLLSAKEQMRMFAKPPFAIFGISETDTEREVAGRGLRERIIIERTVLDEPAAEKDLFASLDRGQEIRMVQSLPAKLLIVDDSIAIVQLDEGGHAHSEVAVVRAGGLLDCLVFSFESLWRSAMQLREALGRGVDPNLASPKDLADPADREVLMLLLAGYTDAAVAARLGISLRTMQRRVRRLMDLAGTDSRVLLGWHARDRGWL from the coding sequence ATGGCCGACCCCAGTCGCCCCTCCCCGCTGAGCTCACTCATCGGGGTCGATGTCGACGCGACGGCCGAGCGGGTCTATCGGGCGTTGGTCTCCGGCGGACCGGCGCTCGGGCCGGATCTCGCCGGCCTGCTGGGGATCTCGGTCGAGGACATCGAAACGGCGATCGATGCGTTGCGGCAGGTCGGCCTGGTTGACATGACCGACGGCGGAGGAATCTCGGCGGTGTCGCCGTCGCTGGCGCTCGAGGGGATGGTCGCGCAGCGCGAGCAGCAGGTCAGGGCCGCCCGAACGGCACTCGACGAGCTCGCGGAAGAGTACCGGAGGGCGCGCAAGGCGCAACTGTCGAACGGCATCGAGATCGTTCGGGGTCGCAGCGAGATCGGCAGCTGGCTCAGTGGCCTGTTGCTGTCCGCCAAGGAGCAGATGCGGATGTTCGCGAAACCACCGTTCGCGATTTTCGGGATCTCCGAAACTGACACCGAACGCGAGGTCGCCGGTCGTGGTCTGCGGGAGCGGATCATTATCGAGCGGACCGTGCTGGATGAGCCCGCCGCGGAGAAGGACCTGTTCGCCTCCCTGGATCGGGGACAGGAGATCCGCATGGTGCAGTCGTTACCGGCGAAGCTGCTGATCGTCGACGATTCGATTGCGATCGTACAGCTCGACGAGGGTGGGCACGCGCACTCGGAGGTCGCGGTGGTACGCGCCGGGGGGCTGCTGGACTGTCTGGTGTTCAGCTTCGAGAGCCTGTGGCGGTCGGCCATGCAGCTGCGGGAGGCCCTCGGCCGTGGGGTCGATCCGAACTTGGCATCGCCGAAGGATCTCGCCGACCCGGCGGACCGGGAGGTCCTGATGCTGTTGCTGGCTGGGTACACCGATGCCGCGGTCGCTGCCCGGCTGGGGATCAGCCTGCGGACCATGCAGCGCAGGGTCCGCCGGCTGATGGATCTGGCCGGCACCGACTCGCGCGTGCTGCTCGGCTGGCATGCGCGTGACCGGGGATGGCTGTAG
- a CDS encoding acyltransferase family protein: MKSRTRPNYADTDNSTRPHGMKRSNALTGHERMALTLPSLTGLRWMAAFLVFGLHLHLIAYFADGILARGLKLVFGAGATGVSFFFILSGFVLMWANSRGGASRWTTFWWRRLARVYPAHLATALVALLLFAVWQPGIVPSVVPAAANLLLVHAWWPDPAFYQSINSVSWSLACEAFFYAVFPLLVAGLTRGGRRTACLVAGGSVAALWVGPVAALRVASPESVGWFFQWTPPGRLSEFVLGVALARLVALDAWPRRLDRLTTYPVAATVLVAGYVAASHVPAPYKYAGCTAVGFGLLIVAAARGDLRAEPSLWRRPAVVRLGELSYAFYLVHMIVVFVLALVVGEHPRLDAGRGILLTMATLLLALGSAWVLHELVERPARTLLLGLPTVRRRRPEVPRQRM; this comes from the coding sequence GTGAAGAGCCGGACGCGGCCAAATTATGCCGATACGGACAATTCGACTCGCCCGCACGGAATGAAAAGATCCAATGCGCTAACCGGGCACGAACGAATGGCCCTGACGCTTCCGTCGCTGACGGGTCTGCGGTGGATGGCGGCGTTTCTCGTTTTCGGGCTGCACCTTCACCTGATCGCATATTTTGCGGACGGCATCCTGGCTCGTGGCCTGAAGCTCGTTTTCGGGGCCGGCGCGACAGGAGTGTCGTTCTTTTTCATCCTCTCCGGCTTCGTGCTTATGTGGGCGAATTCGAGAGGAGGTGCATCCCGATGGACCACCTTCTGGTGGCGTCGGCTGGCCCGGGTGTATCCGGCGCACCTCGCGACCGCGCTGGTTGCGCTGCTGCTGTTTGCGGTGTGGCAGCCTGGCATCGTGCCGTCGGTCGTTCCCGCCGCGGCGAATCTGCTGCTCGTGCACGCGTGGTGGCCCGACCCGGCCTTTTACCAGAGCATCAACTCGGTGAGTTGGAGCCTGGCGTGTGAGGCCTTCTTCTACGCGGTCTTTCCACTGCTGGTCGCTGGGCTGACCCGGGGAGGCCGGCGTACCGCCTGCCTCGTCGCTGGTGGATCCGTCGCCGCGCTGTGGGTGGGACCAGTCGCGGCGCTTCGGGTGGCTTCGCCCGAATCGGTAGGCTGGTTCTTCCAATGGACCCCGCCTGGTCGCCTCTCCGAGTTCGTGCTGGGCGTGGCCCTGGCCAGGTTGGTGGCGCTCGACGCCTGGCCGCGACGCCTGGACAGACTGACCACATACCCGGTTGCCGCCACGGTGCTGGTGGCCGGATACGTCGCCGCATCGCACGTGCCAGCGCCGTACAAATACGCCGGATGCACAGCTGTTGGCTTCGGCCTGCTCATCGTCGCCGCGGCCCGCGGCGACCTGCGCGCAGAGCCGTCGCTGTGGCGCCGGCCAGCAGTCGTGCGACTCGGGGAGCTGTCGTACGCGTTTTATCTGGTGCACATGATTGTGGTCTTCGTGCTCGCGTTGGTAGTCGGAGAACACCCCCGGCTAGACGCCGGCCGGGGCATCCTTCTCACCATGGCCACCTTGCTGTTGGCGCTCGGATCGGCCTGGGTGCTGCACGAGTTGGTGGAGCGGCCGGCCCGGACGCTGCTGTTGGGGCTGCCGACTGTCCGGAGGCGGCGGCCGGAGGTGCCTCGGCAGAGGATGTGA
- a CDS encoding phosphodiester glycosidase family protein, whose product MAAATLAAVALGVVPQARAEAATDALPLGDTDLTEVRTTRALADGVTLTRIERGSEPAPASQINTTTRGPWVVNVLTIDPSKARGHLKATYGPDLAKVEKTTDLVRASGALAGVNASFFTFTASQLYPGDPVGLGLFGGKLLSEPIADPAEVNFVVDANSNRALTGKLSWSGSVRNRQTDATLPLEFINHPPVVPAGCAALADQTQCTLPGDVVEFTPEFATSTPSGAGVEVVLDRLGCVVRTSTARGTALAAGQTSLQATGRDTAALLDATARGCVSVTSTLTDQDGENLPVRPGLFGVNGRYPLTADGQIVVPAGSGSFFDRNPRTIAGTMRDGKIVLATIDGRQTTSVGTTMDETAAVAQALGMYHAVNLDGGGSTAMAVEGALVSRPSGSTERAVGDALVYVEGPYRSGN is encoded by the coding sequence ATCGCGGCAGCCACCCTGGCCGCGGTGGCGCTCGGTGTCGTACCGCAGGCCCGCGCCGAGGCCGCCACCGACGCCCTCCCGCTCGGCGACACCGACCTCACCGAGGTACGCACCACCCGCGCCCTCGCCGACGGTGTCACCCTCACCCGGATCGAGCGGGGCAGCGAGCCGGCACCCGCCTCCCAGATCAACACCACCACGCGGGGTCCGTGGGTGGTCAACGTGCTCACCATCGACCCGAGCAAGGCCCGCGGGCACCTGAAGGCTACCTACGGCCCGGACCTCGCCAAGGTGGAGAAGACCACGGACCTGGTCCGCGCCTCCGGTGCCCTGGCCGGCGTCAACGCCTCCTTCTTCACCTTCACCGCCAGCCAGCTCTACCCCGGTGACCCGGTCGGGCTCGGGCTGTTCGGCGGGAAGCTGCTCAGCGAGCCCATCGCCGACCCGGCCGAGGTCAACTTCGTCGTCGACGCCAACAGCAACCGCGCGCTGACCGGGAAGCTGAGCTGGTCGGGCAGCGTCCGGAACCGGCAGACCGACGCCACGCTGCCGCTGGAGTTCATCAACCACCCGCCGGTCGTGCCCGCCGGCTGCGCTGCCCTCGCCGATCAGACGCAGTGCACCCTCCCCGGTGACGTCGTCGAGTTCACCCCCGAGTTCGCCACGTCCACCCCGTCTGGGGCCGGCGTGGAGGTCGTACTCGACCGTCTCGGCTGCGTGGTGCGGACCTCGACCGCCCGCGGCACCGCCCTCGCGGCCGGCCAGACGTCGCTGCAGGCCACCGGGCGGGACACCGCAGCCCTGCTGGACGCGACCGCGCGGGGCTGCGTGAGCGTGACCTCGACCCTGACCGACCAGGACGGCGAGAACCTTCCGGTGCGGCCGGGGCTGTTCGGGGTGAACGGGCGGTACCCGTTGACGGCGGACGGCCAGATCGTCGTCCCGGCCGGCTCCGGCAGCTTCTTCGACCGCAACCCGCGTACCATCGCCGGCACCATGCGGGACGGGAAGATCGTGCTCGCCACCATCGACGGCCGCCAGACCACCAGCGTCGGCACCACCATGGACGAGACGGCCGCCGTCGCACAGGCGCTCGGCATGTATCACGCGGTCAACCTCGACGGCGGCGGTTCCACCGCAATGGCCGTCGAGGGCGCCCTGGTCAGCCGGCCGAGCGGGTCGACCGAACGGGCCGTCGGCGACGCGCTCGTCTACGTGGAGGGCCCGTACCGCAGCGGGAACTGA
- a CDS encoding winged helix-turn-helix transcriptional regulator, protein MTTLNRPGAPDGHVCGIDTAMEVIGGKWKVLILWALHEHPYRRFGELRRLLPGITEKVLASHLREMEADGVVRRVSYDEVPPRVEYSLTEDGVRLNDALQPLAAWGRERPTARRLLR, encoded by the coding sequence ATGACGACGCTGAACCGGCCGGGCGCGCCGGACGGACACGTCTGCGGGATTGACACCGCGATGGAGGTGATCGGTGGCAAGTGGAAGGTGCTGATCCTCTGGGCGCTCCACGAGCACCCCTACCGCCGCTTCGGCGAGCTGCGTCGACTGCTTCCGGGGATCACCGAGAAGGTGCTGGCCTCCCACCTCCGTGAGATGGAAGCGGATGGCGTCGTGCGCCGCGTCTCCTACGACGAGGTGCCGCCTCGCGTCGAGTACTCGCTGACCGAGGACGGCGTGCGCCTCAACGACGCACTCCAGCCGCTGGCCGCCTGGGGACGCGAGCGGCCGACCGCTCGCAGGCTGCTCAGGTGA